The Daucus carota subsp. sativus chromosome 2, DH1 v3.0, whole genome shotgun sequence genome includes a window with the following:
- the LOC108192509 gene encoding uncharacterized protein LOC108192509 isoform X3: MLLLFCLNESAIYVFDSLKKERKIRLTIPARIYVFYRAFKLYVSQSGLRNNRKEFIWHHTEVQCPQQVGGTECGFLVMRYMYDISCFLRKILTRTGKWFLVLGVMAKRKSMRFERFGLSFLLLNVSSRVIC; encoded by the exons ATGTTGCTCCTTTTTTGTCTTAATGAAAGTGCTATCTACGTGTTTGATTCattgaaaaaagaaaggaaGATACGGTTGACAATACCTGCACGAAT ATACGTATTTTACAGGGCATTCAAATTATACGTGTCTCAAAGTGGACTGAGGAACAATAGAAAAGAGTTTATATGGCATCACACTGAGGTTCAG TGTCCTCAACAGGTAGGAGGTACAGAATGTGGATTTTTGGTCATGAGGTACATGTATGACATATCATGCTTTCTCAGAAAAATTCTAACACGAACTGGGAAGTG GTTCTTGGTTCTAGGAGTTATGGCAAAAAGGAAATCAATGAGATTCGAGAGATTTGGGCTCAGTTTTTTACTCTTGAATGTCTCTAGTCGGGTAATTTGTTGA
- the LOC108192509 gene encoding uncharacterized protein LOC108192509 isoform X2: MLLLFCLNESAIYVFDSLKKERKIRLTIPARMAFKLYVSQSGLRNNRKEFIWHHTEVQCPQQVGGTECGFLVMRYMYDISCFLRKILTRTGKWFLVLGVMAKRKSMRFERFGLSFLLLNVSSRMAINAKTGVQKKELQEKRS, translated from the exons ATGTTGCTCCTTTTTTGTCTTAATGAAAGTGCTATCTACGTGTTTGATTCattgaaaaaagaaaggaaGATACGGTTGACAATACCTGCACGAAT GGCATTCAAATTATACGTGTCTCAAAGTGGACTGAGGAACAATAGAAAAGAGTTTATATGGCATCACACTGAGGTTCAG TGTCCTCAACAGGTAGGAGGTACAGAATGTGGATTTTTGGTCATGAGGTACATGTATGACATATCATGCTTTCTCAGAAAAATTCTAACACGAACTGGGAAGTG GTTCTTGGTTCTAGGAGTTATGGCAAAAAGGAAATCAATGAGATTCGAGAGATTTGGGCTCAGTTTTTTACTCTTGAATGTCTCTAGTCGG ATGGCGATTAATGCAAAAACGGGAGTGCAGAAAAAGGAGCTTCAAGAAAAGCGGAGTTAG
- the LOC108192509 gene encoding uncharacterized protein LOC108192509 isoform X1 — protein sequence MLLLFCLNESAIYVFDSLKKERKIRLTIPARIYVFYRAFKLYVSQSGLRNNRKEFIWHHTEVQCPQQVGGTECGFLVMRYMYDISCFLRKILTRTGKWFLVLGVMAKRKSMRFERFGLSFLLLNVSSRMAINAKTGVQKKELQEKRS from the exons ATGTTGCTCCTTTTTTGTCTTAATGAAAGTGCTATCTACGTGTTTGATTCattgaaaaaagaaaggaaGATACGGTTGACAATACCTGCACGAAT ATACGTATTTTACAGGGCATTCAAATTATACGTGTCTCAAAGTGGACTGAGGAACAATAGAAAAGAGTTTATATGGCATCACACTGAGGTTCAG TGTCCTCAACAGGTAGGAGGTACAGAATGTGGATTTTTGGTCATGAGGTACATGTATGACATATCATGCTTTCTCAGAAAAATTCTAACACGAACTGGGAAGTG GTTCTTGGTTCTAGGAGTTATGGCAAAAAGGAAATCAATGAGATTCGAGAGATTTGGGCTCAGTTTTTTACTCTTGAATGTCTCTAGTCGG ATGGCGATTAATGCAAAAACGGGAGTGCAGAAAAAGGAGCTTCAAGAAAAGCGGAGTTAG